Genomic DNA from Ctenopharyngodon idella isolate HZGC_01 chromosome 1, HZGC01, whole genome shotgun sequence:
TCTGTTCGTACTGAATCATTATATTCCTGTTTAcccctgtaaagctgctttaaaacaaatctGTATTGTACATAAATGAAGGTGACTCGACCTGACTTGATTAAAAAAGTTTTCCTAACCAGGAAAATTAACATTCAGCTGTTGAGTTTGTGATACAATGTTTCTAGCACATTGCTATATCAATGTAAATAAATTCATGTTGCGCTAAAATCAAAGTGATTGGGTGGGACAAGTTTGTAAAAGTTTTCATATGTATTCAtctgtattacattttttttttttttaaggtacatttttgtaataatgtaactttacaATCTTACAATGACCTCAAACTTTAGGTGAATCAAGATTCAATCTGTGTCAGTGTTGTGGTTTAGCAGTTCACCACAGTGGAAATGTGTGCAACACGAGATAAAATCTAATGAATGTCTGTCCAATAAAGagtcaaaaaatatattttctttcaatcCAAAATCAATCTTTATTCCATATTAGTGTAATATATGATGCACTTCATTTATACACATTATAATTGTTTCAATTCAAACATCTATGAATTGCAGAATTTttgcaaaagtttatttatgatTCTCATTATGATTCAGCTGATAATTATAATCATCTagtcaaaaataataattacataattatataattaaataattataacaaaaaaatgttggatttctgaaAGTTTCTCTTTCAGACAATAGTTCAATGCTTTATTATTTTTCGTTTCTTTGGTTCTATTAGTTCTGTAGAGCTTTTAAACACCTCAAAAGATctgacattataaagctttgccAACTCTGTCTCTAACTCATACACAGTTTTTTCTTCAGGAATCTTGTCCTCATTCTTTCCAATAAATCCTCCTGAGAAATGACATCTGTTATCTTTGTCTAAGCAGCAGTATGCAGTCCAGAAATGACTAGGCACATTAActctgtctttttttattttatttttacctgGTGTCACCCCTGTTACTATGTAAACAGAATACTTTTTTGGTAGACATTGCTTGGACAGTTCTTCtgccatgtttttttctagtatCCTCCATTGACCTCTGTTAAAAGAGGGGTTTTGTGGAGCAGCATTGGTGAGAGTGAAGGTGGCATAAGCACAGTCCTGTGAGTTTGCCTGAAAGACTGGTGCTAGATGACCTCTGTCATACCCAGAGTTCTCATAGTCTTCATCGAGAGATTGATGTTCTCCACGTATTTTCACAGACCCCTCAGATGCCATGTTTGGTCCTGCTTTATCATCAAGCTGCAATATTGAATCAAAAACATGAGCTGAAGAATGGTTTCATTAgaagataaataaaaacaactaaCTGACACAAACTCTTAAGCATAGCAAACAATTTTAGGCCAAATCTGCTGTGGTTTTTCTACCCTTCTGTATGGCTAATCAGCTTTGTAATGTACGATCAAtctctgttttgttttacaagCATTTATCTGATTCTGTGTTTATTTGTATTGTACATTGTTCGGTATAGGCCTGCTTATTCAGTTTCCTCATGTTTCATAAGAGAGTAATATTTCACTTACTTGAGGTTCAATTAACcaattgttttgtcttgtgcatttctttttctcttcaaACTTGTAGGCTGAGTACACTGGGATCCTGTTGTATGTATCATAATATGTGGCAAAATGAACAACACCATTTCGAGTTTGGCAGATCTGCTTGTACTGTGGTCCAGAAAGTTTTGTTGGTGATTTTCCATTTGCAAAAAATTCACCACAATCAAGCTCAAAATTCTTCACAACTTTGGCTGAACCACCGGAGAGAAGAAACAGCATCAGCACATGAAGAAGCAGTATCATGATGAAGAGGATGAGATGATGAATTATCAAGATCTCTGCAAGAACAACAACCACATGAGATGCttttttaataatagtttatattgtgtaatatttaaagaaataaacactTACCTCAAATTTATACAGTACAAGTCAAAGATCAAGCTATTAAATAAAGAGACAATGATACGAGAATGTAAGAAACACGATACACAACACCATCTGTGTAATTAAACTTCTACTATTAAATACTCAAAAGATCACAACGAAGACAATTTAAAGACCAAAGGAAGCTTTACAAATACTACTGACACCAAAGGCAAGACCACACAAGTGTTGCAGTGAACTGGAGTATTTCTAGTCATTCAACATATGAACACTTTTAAGGAAATGTACTATGAACCAGGGCTCACAATCTTGATCCACCACTTATCTCTCTAAATCtacaatacatatttaaataaagttctTTAAGTCCACCTTACAAGCATGGGTTCGtttataaaaactaaaagatcatactttaaagaaaacaatatcTGCCAGGTGGCAGAACTGCTGACTGGCATCAAAGTCGGATCACATGGTGATCATTTTCTAGTCATGCAAGTATAGATCCTGCATCGACCCTGTTTACTTGAATGAGCAAAGACCAAATTCTCCAAATATGCTTTCCAAGCTTAAGTTTTGATAACATGTCAGGCAAAATTTTTTCAGTTAGTCCAGATAGTGTGCATGAACAATATTGTGGAGCAAAATGATGTCCATGACAAATTTTCTACAGCTTccatattgcatattttttcaattttctaTGAGTTGTTTGTCTCCTCTTCATACTGTATATAGTGATACACCAATGGATTTCATGCAGTGAAGGttaaacaaacacactcactgaATAGGACACTAAAGTAAACTCTTGTTAGTATCATATTTTCACTCTGGTGGTTTCGATTGAAATTGTACCAGATTTAGTTTTACACTCTAATTAGATCTCACAAGGGTAATTTTCTAAAAGAAATGAATGCAAAGAAATGCACAAAagtgtttaatatttttctgacaTTTCTGGTTTCTggccatttttttttgtggtataAAAAGGTAGACGATGTACAATGGTGATGCTTTGGATTTAGATACTGTATTTATAGTGTAGCAGATAAAGCATCAAGGCCTTTTTATGTATTCAGgttttgctttatgtattttccTGCCATCAAAATCATTTCATGGATCACTTTGTTGGTAAGTTGTAGCATCACTGTTGAGTCCGACTGCCTTTAATTTAAGCAGATGATCAATTGTTTTACTCCTGTTTTAGCATTCCATCTAT
This window encodes:
- the LOC127516288 gene encoding endonuclease domain-containing 1 protein-like; the encoded protein is MILLLHVLMLFLLSGGSAKVVKNFELDCGEFFANGKSPTKLSGPQYKQICQTRNGVVHFATYYDTYNRIPVYSAYKFEEKKKCTRQNNWLIEPQLDDKAGPNMASEGSVKIRGEHQSLDEDYENSGYDRGHLAPVFQANSQDCAYATFTLTNAAPQNPSFNRGQWRILEKNMAEELSKQCLPKKYSVYIVTGVTPGKNKIKKDRVNVPSHFWTAYCCLDKDNRCHFSGGFIGKNEDKIPEEKTVYELETELAKLYNVRSFEVFKSSTELIEPKKRKIIKH